The genomic region AGACGCACTTAGTAGGAAGTCTCAAGGCCGAATTAATACTTTATATGCTTGTTGTATCCCTCTTCTTACAAATTTGAGATCCACTGAAGTGAAATTAGGGGTGGAAGATCGGGAGGAAGCTTTGCTTGCTAGTTTCCAGGTCAGACCAATTTGAATTAATCGTGTGCTCGAGGCTCAAATGAATGATGAAGAAACCCAAGAGTTAATTCAGATTTTATCacgaaggaaaaagaaagatcttaGAGTTCGAGAGTCTGATGGTATGCTTATGCAAGAGAGACGAATGTACGTGGTGTGCCATTTATCAACAGGTCAAAGCTGAAAGGAAAAAGCCATTTGGATTGATGTAGCCACTTCCCATACCACAGTGGAAATAGGAAGATATCACCATAGATTTCGTATATAAACTTCCTCGTACACGAAATGGTTATGATGGTATTTGGGTGATTGTGGATCGGCTTACTAAATCAACGCACTTCATTCCAGTAAGGGAGAAATATTCTTTAAGCCGATTAGCTGAGTTATTCATATAAAAGATTGTTAAATACCATGAGGTTCTAGTTAGTATTATTTCTGATTAGGATTCTAGGTTCACTTCTAAGTTCTGAGTGGCATTTCAGGAGGCTCTTGGTTCGAGGTTACTCTATAGTATATCACATCATCCTTAAACAGACAAGCAATCTAAGAGGACTATTTAAACATTAGAGGATATGCTAAGATCTTCAGTATTGCAGTTTGGTAATACTTGGCATAAATGTTCAGATTTGATGGAATTCGCCTACAATAACAACCATCATTCGAGCATTGGTATGTCACCTTTTGAGGCACTTTATGCTAAGTGTTGTCGTACGTCATTATGCTGGTCAGAGGTTGGTGAAAGAGTATTGGTGGGCCCTTAGATTGTAGAtgagactactcagaatattcaggtaattaagtctaacctgaaagcggtCCACGATCGAAAGAGTCTAGCAGACAAGCATGCCACTGATCAGGTGTATAAAGTTGGTGATTTGGTGTTTTTAAAGTTATTACCGTGGAAAGGTGTAATACGGTTCGGGAAAATGGGTAAGCTAAGTCCtaggtacatcggaccgtaTCAGATCATCGAGCAAGTCAGTGAAGTTGCTTACAGGCTTGGGTTACCTCCAGAGTTATCTAAAGTGCacaatgtttttcatgtttccATGCTTCGTCATTATGTCTCAGATCCAtcacatgtgatacctcctcaaccattgGAAATTAATCCATATTTAACTTATGACGAGGAGTCAGTGACGATTTTAGATTGGAAAGATAAGGTTTTGAAGAATAAGACCATAcgcttagtgaaagttttgtggagaaatcatTTGGTGGAGGAAGCCACTTGGGAGATGGAGGATCGTATGAGGGATTTGTACCCACGCTTGTTTATTGGATATTAATGGTTGTTTATTATTGTATgaaatttcggggacgaaattttcttaagggggtaggttgtgacaacccgtcccgaaatataatatattttatcctttatAACGTGGAATGACTATTTTACACTTGAGCGTTGAGTTGTGAATATATCATTGGGCTAAGAAAATGGACTAAATATTTTCATTTCCTACTTCTTTTGACCCAATTGAAACTTGGGATTGTTTTGGATGAATCTTAGCCTAGAATTGGTAGCCCAATTAAGGCTTAACGATTTTATATGGATACCCAATctggacacacacacacacgtgcacACACATGTATAgacctctctctccctctctcgagTCTTCCTCGTTCGTACAATTCGTACGTCCAATCTCTCTACTAGCTTCATCTCTTACAGATCGAGCTAATAGAGTTTGTTTTTGAACTCCTTGCAAGCCTTGGAGTCGAGCCATGCCTTTGGTTTGAGGAAAAGACTAGTAGAACTCAAGATGCCCGAGCTCCGGTAAGGAGTGGAATTTTCTTCTGTGTGATCGAGAAGATGTTAGCTGGATTTAAGACTTAAGAAGTTAAGAATTCATCTTCTCTAGCATGTTAGGGTAGTTTTGGTCAAGTTTGGACGTCGAAATGAGCTTGGTTGTGGGATTGCAGGAATAGCTGGTTTTTCAAGGATTTTACTGGCCATTTTCCGTTGGGTTTAGGATGTAAAAGTGGTAAAGAACTAGTTCTAATCGTTtagagcttcattttggtacaaatttcatgaaatttggttgagaaatggcgACGatattaaagttttaagtttttccagaaaccgacGAGTGCAGCGGTGGCCGGCGTCGAAATCTGGCGAACcatcaaagaagaaggagaatattccgtctaATTTTGACAGAATATGCTAACAGCGTCAGGTAAAATTAACGGTATATGCTgttatttaacggaatattccttaatGCCGTTAGGAAatccgtcagtgtgccaggcatgtGCTTGCACGTGGGTGGTGCGtttggccgtgccttggccggcgcgtgaggGCGCGTGGGAACttagaaaattattctaaaaatatggggatgttcgtagGGTTAAATAGGCCACGATGATATATTCAAATACCCCAATTGAGCAATGTATAAGAAGTTATCACCtaattttggttatgtgcttaaaattaaaatagttgtttcatatataggtgagacgtttctAGAGGACGAGCGCATTCAGGCGAGGCTCGGGGGTTACGACCTTGCCACATCAGTGAGCAGGCTTTTGgctttcaatatatatatatgtttggtatttttcccagaaactcATTTAAATGGacttatgttttgaaatgccatgccAAATATTTTGTACTTAGAATATGTATTTAGTAGTTTCACATATTTATGTTTGACGCTGCAGAAGCTTAGGTAAGTGCCAATTGAGTTTATAGATTGTGGATGTGAGTTGCATGATTATGTTGAGATGTGTTATAGCTCATAAActtgcaccctggtgttagtgctcccacccgtggtcagggcacaatccttcacgtgatgttcacctcccgtatcatactcaccttggatccaagttaggtgcatagtcctgtcgtatagaccactataggtggtttcgactcgtaagTGACCTGCGatcattcgcacagtcttcacgtgatcgtagcacttgagtgtatttatttacacccagtcctgtcgtacagaccgctttaggtggttccgactcgtatgcAGGCATACTTGTTGAGCTACTGGTTGAGCTGTGCAGGTCaaattaggtgactccgactagaTGGATGAGCaatagattcagccgtacagggcatattaagtgactccggctgacatatcatttgcattggtttatatcacctggcttacatattttatgctaagatatttgacatggcacatATGTGGATTTTACTATTCCGAGCATGGTTTTGACATAcgtatgtattctattttctgggaaattatataggtcttacagcgaggggttattcCCTTTGATAAgtgaaatagttttgaaaagttttgtttttgcccacttacactttttgttttgcgcccctccaagttttagGTAGGAGTGCTTGTTGATGGCTTATGGGGAATTAACTGCggttctgacagattatcactaatgtaggaccacctctagtattgtataattagtatttgtcctgctggactgcacttTGGCTACCTATGTTTTGATTATTGTGTAACCACACTTAAATATCGGGATTGCACTTTTATTTCCTTAAGTGTAAATTAGTTAGCTTGGTTCTTAGTTATTCACATTTTGACAGAatatttccggccagggattggctctgataccaaattgtcacatcccagcccgggcccccaccacatcctgggctcgactctactgtagcacgatattgtccgctttggaccccgaccacgccttcacgattttgtttttgcgAACTCACACGAGCAAAACTTCCTAGTGAgccacccatcctgggattgctccagcccaatctcgcttaacttcgtagttccaatggaacccgaagtcagtgagctccccaAAGGCCTGACGCTAAGTAGAGATAGaaaaatacatataaagcttataAGATCCTCagccctggacgatgtgggatctcacacTAGTAGCCATAAGACTAGTGAATGAATTAATGCCAGAGTGGTAATAAAATATCTTAACATAACCACCACAGTGCATCTGATTAATCATAGCCATCCAATCATAACTATTTAAACAAGATCATGCTAAAATCCCCATGTTATCATACAGTATATAAACCAGCACAAAAGAGAGGTAAATAGAAGAGTGGAAGGAAGAGGGTAACAAGGGTTTACCTCCTCACGCAGAAGACCAGGAACCAAAGCATATACCTCAAAGCAATCTTTCTGAGCATGTAGAGATGAAAGTTGTCAGGACCAACAAAAGATAGCCAGCAATTCAATCAAATCTACAATATAGGGAAGCATATTAGGAAAAGTAATATAAAACACACTTACAGTTTCTCGTACATTGACCTTCACCCAATCAGCTGGAGGTCCAAGATCAACAACAGTCGTGACTATCCTACCAAATGAAAACCATGTCGCATTGATTtgatgaggaaaaaaaaaacagaagggtaATTAAATGCAGCCTCAATGTGCACACAATTATTCTTAGTAAAGTTTATTCCAAATTCAAGCATATCAAAACAgactccaaaaatttcaaatgaatGTTAACATACCATCACATTTTAGCAATGCATGAAAGTAAAATCATTCAACTGGAACAAGTAAGGAGAAGAAGAGTTGGTCAAGAACATGGAAATCATagcaaaataaatatatttacagGAATGACCAGCAAGTAACAATCTTAACTGCTTATCTGCCTCAATATTTGTAGTTGCAAGCTCCACGTTTGTTGGTGGCCTGTGTTTAACCGAACCTGACAAGACAATGTAAACAGTAAATGTATATTGGCAATAAAATATTGATTGGCCAGAAGGATTTTCTTTGCAGGGGAACATACCAATGCTTTTAAGACTCTTTTCACGCTTTGGGGTAGAACTCAAGTGCTTGTCCTATAAgtaaaagaaatttcaaaagaaaattttgaaatgtatTAAATGGTGTCCAACCTTTCCAATCCAGGCATACAAAacttaaataatattaataagtaCAATCATTATAGCGAGACAGAGAGAATCAACAAACCTTAATAATAGGCTCGGCAACGTCACCATATccaacaagacgctgtgcatGCCAACCCTGCATTGCACGAGCTGCAGCATTTCTTCGTGCCCTGCCTGATCCAAGAGCTTGATGAGCACTTGCctacacaaaagaaaaatataagtgtCACTGGAAGAGGAAGGGACAGGTGTCCATTGTATACACTATGCAGTTAAGAGACCTTATGTATTGGCCTAAAAAGTTGGCTCCATACAAGCCAAGATGGATGTGAAGAGAATCCCACATCGGAGAAGTACAACAATAATCTAAGGTTTAAATATAGGTGTTCCACTTCTAATTGCACCGATGcctttttaaataaaaccccacacctaagGTCCATTGGGCGATACCACCCAGGGGATTGTTCTAGGTGGTTCAGTGGGGACAACATCGGTGCATGACAGCCTTATTACTCTTGGAGGACCGGTGGAAAAAGGTGGAGCATGGCTAGTAGAGCAGGGCTCTGGAAATCCTAGTCTGCCAGGAGCTAGGTGGAGCAAGGGCTCCTAGTGGGGCTTAAAGAAAAATCATTGCCGAAGGAGGTAGAGTTGTGGGTGCGGCGACCATACCATTCTTGGAAACGTGCAGGTTGTTGTGAAGGATGGCATTACCTTGGCTTGTTCTCGGGTGGAAGATTGTTGGTGTAAAAGGTTGGCTTGATATAAGCCAAGATGGATGTGTAGAGAATTGCACATCAGAGAAGTACAACAATAATCTAAGGTTTAAATATAGGTGTTCCACTTCTAATTGCATTAAGGCCTTTTgagataaaaccccacacctaagGTCCATTGGGCTTGATATCACCTAGAGGATTGGGCCTAGGTGGTTAAGTGAGGCAATATCAGTGCATGGCAGCCTTAGCAGTGGACTTTTATGGAGCCTGTGACACAACATTATGCTGAACATTCAGAAAGGCAACTACAAAAGTGACAACACCATGAAATTTTTATGGTCAGTTAATTCAACAATCCTATTAACCTAGCCAAAAAAGTGGAAAATCCAGATGCAATCGAGAACTAAAATGTAAACAAATGGAAAATCCACCTCCTTCTCAACACTTGCAGATTGAGTGATGGGTCCCACAGGAAGTCGAAGCTCACCAATTTTCCTCTTATGCTTCTCATATTCCAAAAGTGCCTGCACAAGTTGATAAGCTTAGGGAATAGAGGACGCGTGAAACAATCCAAAGCTTCCGCAACAACTAGCAATTTGATGCCATTACTGAAACAACCCTTGACCATATACTAGAGAAACAGAGAGCTcatttggaagtacttttaaaatgattgaaagcactTCTGGGCAatatgtttttggaaccaatcttctataaaaatgcaagtgaatcctcaaaatgcacttaaagtgcttcttgaaagaagcacataaccggtgcttcttgcaggaagcactttaaatgattttataacccaaaaacatttttgctaaaagcactttcagtcattttaaaagcacttccaaatgagCCCTAGTAGCAACAAACTCATAGAATTCATTTTAAGTGGGCTCATATCTCCATAATGTCCATGAAATAACAAATATACTTTATTCTAAGTATTTTAAATCATTAACTAGAAAATCCACGTCATGTTTATGATTGTGGCACGTACCCGCTACCCAGTTACCATTACTAATTTCTAAATAAATAGAAGCACACGTTGTCTAGTGATCGTGAAGAGTTAATGTTTACCACAAAATCAAGTTTCTACCAAGGGAGCAAGATTTGTAGTTGCCGATATCATGAACAGTTAATGTTTATCTTATCCCTGGAAAAAGGCATTACCTTCTCATAAAATATGCGGAATGTCCAAGATACTGTTGTGCACGTCctgagggagagaaagagatacAGTAAATTGGACTCTGAATTTGCAGATATtaaaagatgaaaataaataaaacagagATGTAATACACCCAGCAACATAGGATAAGATGAAGCTAGcaaccaaaatataaaaagataaGAATGGAAATATAGCAGAAATATAGCAGTAATAATGTCAGGTGTCTTGAAACGTTTTCTTTCAGGGACATGAGCTATATGCAGGTTACAAACCAAAATCCACCATGGCCtccaatggaaaaaaaaaaaaaaagctaaacaCAAATGTCAAAGCAATGCAAGCagaaataaatattttctttattattggGGAGGACACAGGCTATATGCACCTTACAAACCAAAACTTGCAACAACCTGCAACAGTAGAACATCTCATCTCCCAAATGTCAGCCGGTTGTAAATTTTTATAGCAGTGACCAAGGTCTTGAATTTTTAGTAAGAATAATGCAGGTCCTAAATGACTGCTAGAAGTCAACCGTAAACATAATGTTCCATACTTGGGGGGATGGAAGGACTCTCCTACTTGCCGCCACAACTTTGATGCAGTCACCTACAGTTGCCATAGTataattcaattaataaatatttaaacaTATCTTAAGCACATAAATTAATCTAATTTAATCCAGATTCATAAATTAAATATGACCAAGCGttcagaaaattttcaaaatactCCTCAGGACTTGTAGCTTATAAATTATGGCTTTAGTGATAGTAAAGCTTCGGCAGCTAGAATTTTTTagcaaataattataaaataaaataataacattctCTTACTTATtaatagggtttagggtttagacaTGCGCAGGAAAAGGCAAAGTTTACTACAATGGAATAATGGATTAACAGAGGAACAActgaatgtgaataaaaaaaacagtttCCTATGTATTCAAGGCCATGGTCAACTTCCTACAGAAGGCTATTCAAATAGGATGTCTGTGTCCAACTCCACTTCCATGTCAGTTATGTTTCTTTGGTCAACATTCTTCCCATTTTTCAGTCTTAAAAAATAGTTGCATGAAGTCTAGAGGTTAGTCCAAAtcaaaatgtgatataaaatcagtgtattaaaagcgtgaggcgtgGGCGAGGTGTCCGAGGGATAGCCTGGCCTAggcgtgaggcgaagcctcacaggacctaaattttttaatatatacgcTAAGCGtacaaatatattatattaaaaaaaacagaagattattaaccaataaTCACCCTGAGCACActcatatattataaatatatatacacacatatatagatatatattatatattatattacatatatacatataaagcacaatgagcacacatataacaatgcacgcaaacagcacacacatccattatataaaaaataaaaaaataaataaaaaggcagAGAGACgatagtgcaaggaagaggtatgagGCAATTAAAACCCTACCCAAACTTTGGGTTtgtgagttaaaaaaaaaacaaaaaaaagcccTGAGGCGCGCCTTCTGCCGCCTAGGCAGCTCCGACGATGCCTTCCGCCGCTTAGGCGGCTCTGGTGAAGCCTTAcgcccactccctcaaaacaaAGGCGGCAACCCACAAGCCCAGCCTCAGAGGGCGTCTAGGCACGCCTTGaggcgagccttttaaaacattgaataaaattcaaattaaataacACAATTAATAGAACATCGAATAATGGAAAGTTCCCAAACAAATTAAGGAAAGTACCATTAAATAGACTACATTCAAGCCACTGCATAAAGTTCATACGTGTCCAGAACACAACTCAGACAAAGAACTCTGTTCCAATGGCTTGCTGATAGGTGACtcaaaaactcttttttttacTTCAAACATGAAAAGACATTGATAACTTCAAACCTATCTTCTATCTTCTTGAAAAATAATTAGGGAAGTGCCACTCATATCCATCATTGACATAAAGATGAAACAAGGGTAAGGAGTAGGTACAACTTGGATAAGATTTTTACTCAAGAACTCCAACTCAGTTCTGCTAAAAGTTTAAAACTAGCACTTAGAAACAGCTCAACACAAACTTCCTGCCACCAAACCACTTCACCTCACACCACACACCATCCTAGATTCACAATTAGGATCACACAAACACAAGAAAACTTCTATTAATAAATATCTATTAAATCGCATTAAAGGATGCATGAAAATTTTGGTCTGAACAATGCTCCATCCCTGCTTGTGTGTGCAGCATGGGTTGCCTAACTTgcattggagtgattccaagaCAATTGAATCAAGATTTTGGACACCGTTTACTGACCACCAGCTTCCTTGTCCCCTGCCGTTCCCCACTACCCTGCTGTCCCATACCTATCCACAACCCAGATCCCCATTCCATTGCAGCAACCCAATTTTTTTCtctgattattttttttaaacaacattttctcttcttctctttttttctctaacattttctctaatatttttttatgtctgCGTGGAGTCGTGGACCCTTTTTATGGGTGGGTGCTGGGAATGGACAGGAgaagacacaaaaataaaaaaataaaaaataaaaacccttcAGTTTGACATAAGATGAATGAAATCAAATGGCCAAGGAGAAAAATTGGCTGTTTTTAAGAGTTTCAGGTCcttcattttttgaaattttcaactTGGGTGATAGTTCAAGGGGCAATTCGGGAGTTTACTCTTCATTCTATCCATAAGCAAAAGCCTAACAATTAGCCTTATTTTAGGGCGTGTGAAAAAGACCACCCTTATTTTATTTGCTTTCAAGTGTTAGAAATAATTTAGGAGTTGACTGTATATTTGGCTAAATTTATAGAAAATTAGGAAGTTTTCTATGGTATTAGGTCTAATTATTAAGATTTCCTCCTATTTTAGGGTATTTTGGGAAACTTACTATATGGAATGCCAATGTAAATAACTCACTCATTTTCGCTGAATACTTATTACGCCTATTGAAACTGAGAACACAAGATCAGACTTGAAGCTTTCATAAATTTTTGCTCCAAATGTGATAACCATTCAAATCAATACTATTCTTGGATGGTTAATGGCTTTAACATCCAGCAATACTAATTACAATAACACATTCTACAATCTAATGGATTAAGACATAGAAGTTAAGCTTACAACAAAGGTAGTTCAAAACTTATGCTTTTGACAGCCAAGTGTTTGGGATAGAAAACCTCTAACACAAATCCAACTTATTGGTTAGAGTAGGTTAAAGACAAATAGAAATCCCCTAGtaatttcaaaactttgtatACCCAATAGGAACTTTATACCCTTGAAGAATTGTTCTATTTGTCTCAAAGTTCCATCAAATATCATCATCTTGTTTTTCctgtttctttcattttttcttctccAGGTATATCGTTAAAGTTGAGTCAAATATGAGTGGAAACAACAAGAGAATGATATAAAAACGCCCCAAAAATGTATTAGATAGGAACCATTATTGTGTTCTCTTTTTTCTATGCTTCTTTCATCAACCGtgatagaaaaataaaaataagttacCAAAATTTACCAAAAGCACTGTATATATTTACCAAATTTTCTCTTAGACTCCATGAATGAGCATTCTATATTTCAACTGCCACCAACTCTAGTATAACCAATCAGGTCAATTTGGAAGTAACAAAAACTATTTATTGAAAAACCATGCATCCATCATATGATCCCAGCATTTGACACCAGAGAATGCATTAGTGATAGGACAAACATAACTTTATTGAGCTTGGCATGGTTTggtaaaaacacttaaaacttATAAACCAGCAAAGCCTGTGaaactttgaatcaaattcTACTTGAGTGCAACCATTCTTTGCAATGCTGTGTACATGCATAACAGAAATCGACGATTGCCAACAGATGTAAGATTATGCTGAGCATTAAGTTTAATTATTCCAACATGCAACAAGAAGTATACATACCACGTCATAGCCACCCAATCTAGTAACAGCTCTCCATAACCTACATCCCACAGAAAGATTGCAGAAACTAGTCAACACCTGATTTCAGCCTTCAGACACACACAACTCCTTTTTATACGCAAAATACAAACATGATTCAATACTGAAAATAATTATCACCAGAAACTTACTTAAGGCAATTCAGCGGCTCTCCATAAAACTTTGGGGCCTTAAACTCTAAGGCATTCTCCCTATAGAAACTTTCCACCTCCTTCGTAAATGCTGCTTGCTGCGATGGTGTCCCATCCCCAGATTCCTCAGCCTCAACCATctgcaaattaaaaaagaaaataattgttGTAGAAAAGGAAACAGGAAACttgaagggaaaagaaaaaaatccaaTCGAGAAATTTTGCGTAACTCAGAATACTCATTTGAGTCAAGTCATTCAGAAGCAAAACATTATATCTGGATAAGTATATATGCTCAAAGTAGGATACCTCGGTATCGTTCAACCCATTCTTCAACTCCCCTACTCCCACTTGTTTATCTACAGTTTTGAGCTGATTCCTAACACTGGCATTGCTGGCATTGTCCTTGTGTTGTATGGGCACATCACTAAGAAGAGCCTCATTGACTTTAACATCAGCAACATTTGCCTCATGAGTAGGCGGGTTGATCACAGTAACATGTCTCATAACTTGATCGTTGGTTTCCAATTGAGGTAGCTGCCCAGTTTGATCCTCCTTGGACTCGTGCTGTTTGGTATTGGATTCATTGTGCAACTTTTCCTTGTCCTCCATCTAAACTATATTGAGTCTAGCCTCTGAAATCTGAATGCAGTATAATATTAACTCACGTAATTTACATTTGATGTATATTACTAAAACGAAGCATTATACCGCTTCCCTCCTGGCGCTGACCTAAATAAACAAACATGAAAATCAACAAAACCCCAAAAGAGATGATTGGCACTGGCAGTCTGGCACGGCCAATGACGgttgattaaacaaaaaattaaacaaaaggaaatcaaaaccctaacagTAACAAACGAGTgtgacgtaatcaattcaagtGTTTTGCTGTGGTTTTGTTGATTTATTATCTTATGATTCTCCAGGAAGCCAAACagataatcaaaattaaaattcacgACAATACCAAGAAATTGAAATGCGGGGAGTGAAGTGAAGCTTACCTTTCTTTCTTGGCTGTAAAGGCAAAGTCGCGGCGGAGACTGAGGGAAGCCAGAAGGTGCAACTGCGACGTCGTCGTATTATGGCAGATAATGCAGGTAATGGGAGAGTGGGGGGAGCagagacgagagagagagagagagagagagagagagagagagagagagagagagagaatttaatcaaaatagataatacaaggaattgtaatTATCCGAAAACGGAATACATGGAAAGGTTTTACGAATTCTTTCATGGCATTTACAGATCGATCACCGCCGTCGATCGGAAAGTGGAGAATTCTTCAACGCCGGTGGCAAGTTGACGGAGACAATCAgacacctctctctctccctctctgttCCCTGCTGCTCCTTTCCGCCTCGAAagaatttatcaaatatagcaaaaaattaatgcttaatttcaaaaatgtaacttttttataaaaaccttcAAATATTATATATCTAAAATTTCGcttaaataaacacaaataccgtcaaatttaataattaaataaattaaaagcttTTTAGCTACTGTCGCTTCAAGCTCTGGTCCAACTTCACCTTCGCTTCTAcactccaccaccacaaccctaTCCCCTTCAACCCCCTCCTCACCGACATTGAGTGTTGTCGTGATTACCGCAAATGGGAGCAGCAGAATTTCAATCATGCCTACAAAGCCTTTTTTCttactaatatcatttttagatttaaatataaaaatagtttCTAAAGTTAATCCACATGTCGttatatgattgtatttgtgaGACCCACGTGGCACCACATCATCACACTAACAGAGCAATTGATAGATATTTCATGAAAAAACTAAATTGCTCACGATGGacaatttcaaagaaaaactaaaataattcaCAATAGACAAATTCAAGAACACTACTATTGATTATCATTAATTGTTAAGAACCAGAttaaggagttatgtcaatgtcacgaatcattttggctaaaaaacctttaatttattttattgttaaatttgagAGTATTTGTATCTATTTAGGTGGAATTTTGAATAcatttgaaagattttataaaaagtgacatttttgaaattaagggttaattttttattatatttgataaatactcgaCTAGTGACTAGACATGAATGAATGCTCAACACTTGGAAAATTAGCCATTTTATAGCCGGTTCAATGGGCCCATTACTAAACCGAAAATTAAATTCAACAATAAATATACAAACCCTTTCGACCCAAATTTTACCATGGATTTTATGTACAAAAAGTCCACGTCAGcaattgtggagccaaaaataatcaagaaaaatatagaAGCGACACGTGGATTCTATGGTGAAAAGACAAAATTATCCTCGAGGCACAACGAAGCTTCTACGCGCTAGCAGCAAACATTCAtcactcaatcaaggtcaaaagtgatcaaaatagttatttattcaaaacctatttcatccatcttcatcaaatcctccccacaaggtaattctcaaa from Pyrus communis chromosome 4, drPyrComm1.1, whole genome shotgun sequence harbors:
- the LOC137732472 gene encoding AT-rich interactive domain-containing protein 5-like isoform X2 encodes the protein MEDKEKLHNESNTKQHESKEDQTGQLPQLETNDQVMRHVTVINPPTHEANVADVKVNEALLSDVPIQHKDNASNASVRNQLKTVDKQVGVGELKNGLNDTEMVEAEESGDGTPSQQAAFTKEVESFYRENALEFKAPKFYGEPLNCLKLWRAVTRLGGYDVVTASKLWRQVGESFHPPKTCTTVSWTFRIFYEKALLEYEKHKRKIGELRLPVGPITQSASVEKEASAHQALGSGRARRNAAARAMQGWHAQRLVGYGDVAEPIIKDKHLSSTPKREKSLKSIGSVKHRPPTNVELATTNIEADKQIVTTVVDLGPPADWVKVNVRETKDCFEVYALVPGLLREEVRVQSDPAGRLVITGQPEQINNPWGITPFKKVVSLPGKIDPLQTSAVVSLHGRLFVRVPFEQ
- the LOC137732472 gene encoding AT-rich interactive domain-containing protein 6-like isoform X1, which encodes MEDKEKLHNESNTKQHESKEDQTGQLPQLETNDQVMRHVTVINPPTHEANVADVKVNEALLSDVPIQHKDNASNASVRNQLKTVDKQVGVGELKNGLNDTEMVEAEESGDGTPSQQAAFTKEVESFYRENALEFKAPKFYGEPLNCLKLWRAVTRLGGYDVVTASKLWRQVGESFHPPKTCTTVSWTFRIFYEKALLEYEKHKRKIGELRLPVGPITQSASVEKEASAHQALGSGRARRNAAARAMQGWHAQRLVGYGDVAEPIIKDKHLSSTPKREKSLKSIGSVKHRPPTNVELATTNIEADKQIVTTVVDLGPPADWVKVNVRETKDCFEVYALVPGLLREEHGRVIAYVSRQLKPHEMNYPTHDLELAAIIFALKIWRHYLYGEKCKIFTVFSIFSLKRNLNLRQRRWIELLSDYDCTIEYHTGRANVVA